CTGGAAATCAACCCAAGTCCTCTTCCTGAGAAGTCagggctcttagccactgagccacctctccagccctttgtgCTTTAACGGCTCTGTGGAATTCAGCTCTCCTCAGTTAGAAGCTCTGATTCCTGTGTTTCCCACAaacttaaacttttttcttttcttttggcttttggagacagggtttctctgtgtagtcctgtttgtcctggaactctctctgtagaccaggctggcctagaactcagagatccacctgcccatgTCGCCTGAGTGCTAAtgttaaaagcgtgcgccaccacctggtttaaattttatcttaataGTTAATTTTCACATCTAATTGCTGTGAATTTTAATACTTCCCCTTTTTCTTGGTAACCACAACCCATTTGATGCTGTCCAAACTCACTGCCTAGTTACTAATGCTCACAAGGAGCTTGCTTCTTAGCTCCATCtctggttccttcttcccagctgtTTACtattcttccatttcccttcttccctcccagcaCACTGTGAACCACTGCAGCCAGTGCTGTGCGACTTGGTGCTGTGCTACAGCCCTACAGCCGGGTAAAGACAGCCGGGTCTCGGGATGTGACTTCCGGTCAGAGTACTCCGGACTTCTGCAGATAGGCTGCTGGGGCTCTGGAGCTCCGGACAGGGGCTGGAGTTGGGCGATGAGCTGCGGCCGCCCGCCTATTGGCCCTAGTGCTGACAGGCAGGAAGGATCTGCTAAGTAGTTGCTTAGGAACAACCTctgaccaaaaaaataaatagaaggctGTGGCGGGGCAGGAAGCGGCTGGTGTGGGTTGGGTCTTAGCCAGGGTGCATGACCGGTCTTGGTTCACCCTTTTGGCTAGAACTGGAACTCAGAAGTCTGTGTTTCTGGAAAGATGTTCTGCCACCATCCGGGTCACAGAGGAAGCCCTCCCCGGGAGTATTCTTCCATCTCCTGCTTTGAGGTTCAGGGTTCCAGGGCAGCTTCGCAGGCCTTGAAGGTCCCCGTCAGTCACTGCCTTGTCTGATTCACCTCAGGGCTGGAGTTCAACCCCATTGTCTGGGAACATGGTTGCTGACTAGACATCTCCCAAAGCAAATTTGAGCACATCCTCTGCTGGAAACCTCAGTGGCATTGTATCATTCTGGGGGCCACCAAAAAGTAAGGCTCTGGTGTTCGTGCCCTGCCGGAGGCACTCATCCTGCCTGTCTGGAGTGGAAGCTTTGCCACCCGCTGAGATGCTTGCCCAGTGCCACCGGCTGCCTCAGCTCAACCTCACCCCACTCAGGTCTTGACCTGCTCAGAGCAGACTGGCACCCTAACCGCCCTGTACAACACTTGGCACACCTGCAAACAGGTTCTTGGACGGTGAATGACCAGGCAGGGGCTGTGTGTTTTAAACTGTGTATTTCCCAAGTCTGACATGATCATAAATGGGGGGCAAATTGATAATAAGCCAAAGTGGgaactcttttttgttgttgttttgtttttggagacagagtttctgtgtaacagccctggttgtcctggaacttgctctgtagaccaggactgcctctgcttcctgagtgctaggattaaaggcgtgcgccaccactgcccagcacaaagcaggaattctttttttttctttatttttatggtttatttaacttttattttatgtgcattggtgtgaaggtgttagatcccctgcaactggatcttcagacagttgtgagctgccatgtgggtgctgggaattgaactcaggacctctggaagagcagtcagtgctcttaaccactgagccatctctccagccccaaagcagGAATTCATTGAGCTGGGATCGCTAGCTGAGGTGCTGTTGTGGGTCTGTGAGCCAGTGGGCAGGGGAATCCTTGAGGATCCACATAGCTAGCCGACTGGTTACCTGGGAAgcttacatgcatacatacatacgcacatacatgcacacctgcacattcACAAACACGCACACTCAGAGACCACACAACCTAGGCTGGGGACACAGGGACAGAGCTCAGTGTGATAACGTCATTAGTTGTCAAGACGCTGGTTCCATCCTGAGCACAGCAAGATTAaaatgtcagcctgggctatggctCATCAAGAACATAGATTACATCTTTTTCACCCTCTACCAGGCAGTTAGAGGGGTGatgtttttttcaaatgcttGATCATGGTCACGATGGGGCAAGAGGACTGCCATTTAGCTCTGGTCCCCCACTGAGGAACACCTCCTGTGCAGTCGGTGGAGGCGGCACAGGGCCAGTCTTAAGGAGCTTAGGAGGGCGTGCTCGTGTGTTAAGGACAGTGAGGATGCCAAATCCAAGAGGCATTTATTGTAATGAGTGTTCAAGGAGGGTGGAGTAGGGTGGGGTTCCCCATCTAATCCTCCGAGGCTCAGGGtgactcatttttcttccttggacCCAGGGGTGGGGTTGACATTTGTTCCTCCAGTTGGGCCCTGCTCCCCCTGGCTGGTGGCATCCCTAGTGTCTCCGGACACTAACGCCACATTTCTCAGATAGTTGACATTGAAGCAGTTGGCTTGCTCATCCCCAGGAGACAGGTTACAGCAGAGGGCAGGATCTTTCCAGGAGTTCCTTCGGGGACCACAGAGATTCTCGACGAAGGCTAGTTTCTGAAAAAGGAGTGTAAAGCAGAGATAATTGGGTATGGTGAAGTTACAGGTTGGCTTGGGGGCCCTCAGTCCTCCTTTGGACAGCTTCTGCTGCTTGACCACTGGATTTCCTCCGGAGGCCCAGAAGCTGTGCAAGCCTTCCTAGCACAGCAGGATTCCTTGTGACTGACAGATGTGCACATCTGGAAATGCCAGAAGCTTGAGGCCCAGGGCAGGGATAATAGGTCAAGTCGGGAGGGAAGGCGTCTGGAACACCGAGGAGGGTCTAGTCCTCTCACCCTCTGGTTTCCGGGAGCAGGTTTCAGAAACTACAATGAAAGGCCATCTCTACCTCcagctctctcccctcctcctctgtttcccagaGTCACTCACCTCGTCTTCACCGCAGCAGGCCTGTTCTGGAAACGGCAGGTCACAGCAGCGGACAGTCATGTTCTGGATCAGCCCAGGAATCTGTTTACTGATTGGTATGGGAGGGGCAGACTTAGGGTCTTGTGCCGTCCAGAGCACCCAAAGGCTGTGTGGGTGGTGGTTTATGCCCACCCTCCTACTACTtggggtgctgaggcaggagaactggctctgttcaagaccagccttgaccGCAGAGTGAAactctttcaaaataaataaacagccttCCCCCAAATGGTACTGGGAGATCATGATTTTGTTTTCCCCAAGGACACCCCAGGAGGGAGGAGGTTTGGACAGACAAGAGGGTTGGGAAGATCTGGGCAAGACTCACTGCTTGGTGAGAACTCTTCCGTTTCCACAGAGATGGCCCATGAGGTTAGGGGTGACTCGGCTGAGGTCAAGAGTCAAGAGATCCCGGTCATAGTTGGGATAGGGAGCCCGTTGGGCGAAGCATTCATCACGGGCAGGGCTAGGAGGGTAGTGGCaacaggagtgggggtgggtCTTTATAGCCAGTTCCCGATCACAGTATTCATCCAGGGTGTCCTCCCACTGTGGAGCAGAAGAGATTACGTCAGAGGCCCGATTACCTggccccctctcccctccctacaCCTTATCACTATCATCTATGAGATGAGACCCCATGGGCCGAGGGAGAGAGTGAAGAACTGGAGGACCGGGTTATGGCTTTGTGGGCTGGGGAAGGTGCGAGGGAGGAACACAGATGAAGCTCCTAGTTAGCCACTGGAGACGAGCTGCAACAGCAGGTACAGAGGGTCAGCTGAGGCCAGAGCTGGACGGACGGGCGGACGGCAAACAGGTGCATGTGTGGGGTCACGGGTGGATGCGCCCAGGACGGCAGCACGAAGACTCAGAGTGAACAAACTCAGATGACAGACACAGCGATGGACGGACAATCACAAGCGGACGAACGTGGATGTGCTCACGGGGAAGAGCGTGGATGGGCGGCTGTAGAGTCAGCAGTGCAGCTGGGGGGCAGGTGGGCAGGCAGACAAGCTTCCGAGGTGGCTGGGATGCCCACTTACGGCCTTCCATGTGCAGGTGTGGTTGTGGCCCTGGCGGCAGCAGCGCTGGAACTCCATCTCCAGCCGGGTTAGCGCCTGCAGCTGCCTCTGGATGGGGTCAGTAGCTAGGAGGTTGCGTGGCACAGAGCGGAAGCGTCTCAGGAGACAGATGTTTTTGACATTGTCCGGAGTGGGCAACCCCGGGGGGAAAGGCAGCTGGGGCCCTGAGGACATGCCAGTCTGGTGGATGGGGCAAGGCTGGAGCAGGTAGTGTGGCCGCGGAGCTTCCTCTTGGAAGCAAGAGAATCGCTCCTCCCCCCGCTGTCTGCAGCACCGGTGGGGTCGGGTCTTGACAGAGAACTCGGCCTCACAGAACCTGGTCATTGTGTCCTCCCACTACAGTGAGAGGGGTGGGTCAGCCCGGAAACCCGCTGTCCgcattcctgcctccctcccacgCTCCAGGAAAGGACCCCAGGCAGATAAACAAGAAAGCAGCATGGCTGTCCAGTGCTCTTGGGGCACGCTGAGGAGGTCTTTGCGGTAGAGCCAGTGAaaggagcctgggtcctctgtacCCAGGGTGAGGTTCTAGCCCttccacacccccacacactctcTGGAGTTAAGAGACACCCCGGCACCGGCAGTCAAACCCTTACCACAAGCTTCGCGCAGTCCAGACGGTTTGTGGGGTTGCGGCAGCGGCAACAGCGGGAATACCCAGTCTCCAGCAAATTGAGGGACTCTCCTTGTCGACTAAGGTGGGAGTAGCCAGTCTGCGGCAGGTTCCAGGGGCCGTACACCACATGCTGGCGCTCAGGAAGGCAGATCTGGTTGAGATTGTCTGGAGAAGGCCGTCCAGGAGGGAAGCCATCCAGCCGGTGGCCCCAGCCTCCTCTCCGGCCCTGTTGGCAGTGCTGCGGAGGATTGGAAGGCTGGGGTTCTGGAGCGCGCTGGCCCACGAAGG
The genomic region above belongs to Arvicola amphibius chromosome 14, mArvAmp1.2, whole genome shotgun sequence and contains:
- the Ecm1 gene encoding extracellular matrix protein 1 isoform X4 yields the protein MGTISRAALILACLALASAASEGAFKPSEQKEMKPENLFLHLHEVGYAAPPSPSQTRRLRVDHFETSQPDPLFEEQREVHPPSPEAIPVQEEWPTLPKLGDSIVGRPVPQEAIPLQEDQPPLQVPIEQKEKKPFVGQRAPEPQPSNPPQHCQQGRRGGWGHRLDGFPPGRPSPDNLNQICLPERQHVVYGPWNLPQTGYSHLSRQGESLNLLETGYSRCCRCRNPTNRLDCAKLVWEDTMTRFCEAEFSVKTRPHRCCRQRGEERFSCFQEEAPRPHYLLQPCPIHQTGMSSGPQLPFPPGLPTPDNVKNICLLRRFRSVPRNLLATDPIQRQLQALTRLEMEFQRCCRQGHNHTCTWKAWEDTLDEYCDRELAIKTHPHSCCHYPPSPARDECFAQRAPYPNYDRDLLTLDLSRVTPNLMGHLCGNGRVLTKHKQIPGLIQNMTVRCCDLPFPEQACCGEDEKLAFVENLCGPRRNSWKDPALCCNLSPGDEQANCFNVNYLRNVALVSGDTRDATSQGEQGPTGGTNVNPTPGSKEEK
- the Ecm1 gene encoding extracellular matrix protein 1 isoform X1 — translated: MGTISRAALILACLALASAASEGAFKPSEQKEMKPENLFLHLHEVGYAAPPSPSQTRRLRVDHFETSQPDPLFEEQREVHPPSPEAIPVQEEWPTLPKLGDSIVGRPVPQEAIPLQEDQPPLQVPIEQKEIEPYAQHQEEMLQSRQTEEKPFVGQRAPEPQPSNPPQHCQQGRRGGWGHRLDGFPPGRPSPDNLNQICLPERQHVVYGPWNLPQTGYSHLSRQGESLNLLETGYSRCCRCRNPTNRLDCAKLVWEDTMTRFCEAEFSVKTRPHRCCRQRGEERFSCFQEEAPRPHYLLQPCPIHQTGMSSGPQLPFPPGLPTPDNVKNICLLRRFRSVPRNLLATDPIQRQLQALTRLEMEFQRCCRQGHNHTCTWKAWEDTLDEYCDRELAIKTHPHSCCHYPPSPARDECFAQRAPYPNYDRDLLTLDLSRVTPNLMGHLCGNGRVLTKHKQIPGLIQNMTVRCCDLPFPEQACCGEDEKLAFVENLCGPRRNSWKDPALCCNLSPGDEQANCFNVNYLRNVALVSGDTRDATSQGEQGPTGGTNVNPTPGSKEEK
- the Ecm1 gene encoding extracellular matrix protein 1 isoform X2, with the protein product MGTISRAALILACLALASAASEGAFKPSEQKEMKPENLFLHLHEVGYAAPPSPSQTRRLRVDHFETSQPDPLFEEQREVHPPSPEAIPVQEEWPTLPKLGDSIVGRPVPQEAIPLQEDQPPLQVPIEQKEKPYAQHQEEMLQSRQTEEKPFVGQRAPEPQPSNPPQHCQQGRRGGWGHRLDGFPPGRPSPDNLNQICLPERQHVVYGPWNLPQTGYSHLSRQGESLNLLETGYSRCCRCRNPTNRLDCAKLVWEDTMTRFCEAEFSVKTRPHRCCRQRGEERFSCFQEEAPRPHYLLQPCPIHQTGMSSGPQLPFPPGLPTPDNVKNICLLRRFRSVPRNLLATDPIQRQLQALTRLEMEFQRCCRQGHNHTCTWKAWEDTLDEYCDRELAIKTHPHSCCHYPPSPARDECFAQRAPYPNYDRDLLTLDLSRVTPNLMGHLCGNGRVLTKHKQIPGLIQNMTVRCCDLPFPEQACCGEDEKLAFVENLCGPRRNSWKDPALCCNLSPGDEQANCFNVNYLRNVALVSGDTRDATSQGEQGPTGGTNVNPTPGSKEEK
- the Ecm1 gene encoding extracellular matrix protein 1 isoform X3, whose protein sequence is MGTISRAALILACLALASAASEGAFKPSEQKEMKPENLFLHLHEVGYAAPPSPSQTRRLRVDHFETSQPDPLFEEQREEAIPVQEEWPTLPKLGDSIVGRPVPQEAIPLQEDQPPLQVPIEQKEIEPYAQHQEEMLQSRQTEEKPFVGQRAPEPQPSNPPQHCQQGRRGGWGHRLDGFPPGRPSPDNLNQICLPERQHVVYGPWNLPQTGYSHLSRQGESLNLLETGYSRCCRCRNPTNRLDCAKLVWEDTMTRFCEAEFSVKTRPHRCCRQRGEERFSCFQEEAPRPHYLLQPCPIHQTGMSSGPQLPFPPGLPTPDNVKNICLLRRFRSVPRNLLATDPIQRQLQALTRLEMEFQRCCRQGHNHTCTWKAWEDTLDEYCDRELAIKTHPHSCCHYPPSPARDECFAQRAPYPNYDRDLLTLDLSRVTPNLMGHLCGNGRVLTKHKQIPGLIQNMTVRCCDLPFPEQACCGEDEKLAFVENLCGPRRNSWKDPALCCNLSPGDEQANCFNVNYLRNVALVSGDTRDATSQGEQGPTGGTNVNPTPGSKEEK